Proteins from a genomic interval of Sulfurimonas sp.:
- a CDS encoding glycerophosphodiester phosphodiesterase family protein — protein MKFLELLNHIGLIAAHRGARCLAPENTLIALKKSVGRCDFIEIDVQFSRDGVAVVMHDDTLQRTTNVAKIDSFVSKKPYRVCDFTIDELRELDYGSWFYKDENHKEPLLTLCDALEFIKEKSLLLNIEIKDISAVFSDEEVVDTVVKEIKKSDASESILLSSFRHEYLKIIKEKVPNILTAALVEGKHSDSLLEYLRELKVNGYNLNNESVDKQTVEMLREAGFFVSVYTVNDSARAKELFSMGVNCIFSDSLNKNLKVDSL, from the coding sequence ATGAAATTTTTGGAACTTTTAAATCATATCGGTCTTATCGCAGCTCATAGGGGTGCTCGTTGTCTCGCGCCTGAAAATACGCTTATAGCTTTAAAAAAGAGTGTGGGCAGATGTGATTTTATCGAGATAGATGTGCAGTTTAGCCGTGATGGCGTTGCCGTTGTTATGCATGATGATACATTGCAGAGAACGACAAATGTTGCCAAAATCGACTCTTTCGTATCTAAAAAGCCGTATAGAGTTTGCGATTTTACGATTGATGAGCTTAGAGAACTTGATTACGGAAGTTGGTTTTATAAAGATGAAAATCATAAAGAGCCGCTGCTTACTCTTTGTGATGCATTAGAGTTTATAAAAGAGAAGAGTCTGCTTTTAAATATAGAGATTAAAGATATAAGTGCTGTTTTTAGCGATGAAGAGGTAGTCGATACAGTTGTTAAAGAGATAAAAAAGAGTGATGCAAGCGAGTCTATTTTGCTCTCGTCGTTTAGACACGAATATCTAAAGATCATTAAGGAAAAAGTGCCCAATATTTTAACAGCAGCTTTGGTTGAGGGCAAACATTCGGATAGCCTGCTTGAGTATCTAAGAGAGCTTAAAGTAAACGGATACAATCTTAATAACGAGTCGGTTGACAAGCAGACTGTAGAGATGTTAAGAGAAGCGGGATTTTTTGTAAGTGTATATACGGTTAATGATTCTGCGCGGGCAAAAGAG
- a CDS encoding MFS transporter: MQKDKRTIYSWALYDWANSAYATTVMAGFFPVFFKSYYSTDIEATLSTAHLGFANSISSFIIVLIAPLLGAMADSSSLKKRFLFLFAYLGILMSAALALVSQGDWQLAAFIYILGNIGFMGADTFYDALLPSISSDKNVDYISGLGFAFGYLGGGILFALNVAMVQNFSLFGLESEAEAIKLSFISVAIWWAVFSLPLFWFVKEKKTKNRVTSSLIKDGYLRLKNTFSKIKELKGVLLFLAAYWLYIDGVDTIIRMAVDYGMALGFDSKNLIFALLIVQFVGFPATLLFAKLAQSWDTKKTIFLAIGIYLFITLWAAVMHEVYEFYILAVMIALVQGGIQALSRSYYSRMIPKERTAEFFGFYNFLGKFAAILGPLLVALVALFTQNSRASIASVAILFILGAILLYFVDEKKTAKDVQNALK; this comes from the coding sequence ATGCAAAAAGATAAAAGAACTATCTACTCTTGGGCGCTTTACGATTGGGCAAATTCAGCTTATGCGACTACCGTTATGGCAGGATTTTTTCCCGTCTTTTTCAAATCTTACTACAGTACGGATATCGAAGCAACTCTAAGCACTGCACATCTAGGTTTTGCAAACTCTATTTCAAGTTTTATTATCGTTCTTATTGCTCCGCTCTTGGGCGCTATGGCAGATAGCAGTTCACTCAAAAAAAGATTTCTTTTCTTGTTTGCTTATCTTGGCATATTGATGAGTGCGGCTTTAGCGCTTGTCTCTCAGGGAGATTGGCAATTGGCGGCTTTTATATACATACTCGGCAATATCGGCTTTATGGGTGCAGACACATTTTACGACGCTCTGCTTCCCTCGATATCAAGCGATAAAAATGTTGATTATATCTCGGGGCTTGGTTTTGCGTTTGGTTATCTGGGCGGAGGAATACTCTTTGCCTTAAATGTAGCAATGGTGCAAAATTTTTCACTATTTGGTCTTGAAAGCGAGGCAGAGGCTATCAAACTATCTTTTATCAGCGTAGCTATCTGGTGGGCAGTTTTCTCGCTTCCGCTCTTTTGGTTTGTCAAAGAAAAAAAAACAAAAAACAGAGTGACCTCATCGCTTATAAAAGATGGTTATCTTAGGTTGAAAAACACCTTTAGCAAGATAAAAGAGTTAAAAGGGGTGCTTCTGTTTTTAGCGGCTTACTGGCTATACATCGACGGGGTTGATACGATTATACGAATGGCGGTTGATTATGGGATGGCTCTTGGGTTTGACTCTAAAAATCTGATTTTTGCCCTGCTTATAGTTCAGTTTGTAGGCTTCCCCGCAACGCTTCTCTTTGCCAAACTAGCACAGTCATGGGATACGAAAAAGACGATTTTTCTAGCCATCGGCATATATCTTTTTATCACTCTTTGGGCGGCGGTAATGCACGAAGTATATGAGTTTTACATACTCGCTGTTATGATTGCGCTTGTTCAAGGCGGTATTCAGGCACTTAGCCGCTCATACTACTCAAGAATGATTCCAAAAGAACGCACTGCGGAGTTTTTTGGTTTTTACAACTTTTTGGGTAAATTTGCGGCTATTTTAGGACCTCTTTTGGTAGCTCTGGTCGCACTCTTTACTCAAAACTCCCGTGCTTCGATTGCTTCTGTTGCTATTTTGTTTATATTAGGAGCAATTTTGCTCTATTTTGTGGATGAAAAAAAGACGGCAAAAGATGTTCAAAACGCTCTAAAGTAA
- a CDS encoding 1-acyl-sn-glycerol-3-phosphate acyltransferase: MDLHKIEEKLSSYTLFIKEVALIIHNDSLFAIVYPDFNALKEAKIINIEEEIRWYAIELYNMQAEESLKIKGYKILTAPLPKTALGDVDLEALKELVSSDKESDFIRENEPDDEVYGTLKEYLSTLTKSKISPSSHLELDLDLDSLNYVELFVFIEQSFGVKIDEATFSNIMSVKLLYEYIKNARVKVTPAMPNWAEILQESIDEKLIYSPIVMSIYKTVLFPLFRLYFRLEVVGYENIPSYPCIIAPSHQSMLDGFLIESILPYKILKKSFFLAYKQVFGTTLLAPISKHGQTILIDANDNLKHTMQYCALPLREGNNLVIFPEGARTRDRKLLEFRPFFAMLSKTFNVPVVPVVIDGSFEALQAGKIVPRPRKIRVTFLSPIAPDGLSVDEITQMTKKAIESELKRNQILL, translated from the coding sequence ATGGATTTACATAAAATAGAAGAGAAGTTATCGTCATATACTTTATTCATCAAAGAGGTTGCGCTAATCATTCATAACGACTCTTTGTTTGCTATTGTCTATCCTGATTTTAATGCCCTAAAAGAGGCAAAAATAATCAATATAGAAGAGGAAATCAGATGGTATGCCATCGAGCTTTACAATATGCAAGCCGAGGAGTCTTTGAAGATAAAAGGTTATAAAATTTTAACTGCTCCTTTGCCAAAAACAGCATTGGGCGATGTTGATTTAGAGGCATTAAAAGAGCTTGTTTCATCAGATAAAGAGAGTGATTTTATTAGAGAAAATGAACCTGATGATGAAGTTTACGGCACTTTAAAAGAGTATCTATCGACTCTGACAAAGAGTAAAATTTCCCCCTCTTCACATTTAGAACTTGACCTTGATTTGGATTCGCTTAACTATGTCGAACTTTTTGTTTTTATAGAACAGAGTTTCGGGGTTAAAATTGATGAAGCAACATTTTCAAATATAATGAGCGTAAAATTACTCTATGAGTATATAAAAAACGCTAGGGTAAAAGTCACTCCTGCTATGCCGAATTGGGCAGAGATATTGCAAGAGTCTATCGATGAAAAACTAATCTATTCGCCGATTGTAATGTCTATCTATAAAACTGTTTTGTTTCCGCTTTTTCGGCTCTATTTTCGCCTTGAAGTTGTGGGGTATGAGAATATTCCGTCGTATCCGTGCATAATAGCACCGTCTCATCAAAGTATGCTTGACGGTTTTTTGATAGAGTCGATACTGCCGTATAAGATTTTAAAAAAGAGTTTCTTTTTGGCATATAAGCAGGTGTTTGGTACCACGCTTTTGGCACCGATATCAAAGCATGGTCAGACTATTTTGATAGATGCAAACGACAACCTAAAACATACGATGCAGTATTGCGCATTGCCGCTGAGAGAGGGAAATAATCTTGTTATTTTTCCCGAGGGTGCCAGAACCAGAGATAGAAAGCTTTTAGAATTCAGACCGTTTTTTGCAATGCTCTCAAAAACTTTTAATGTTCCTGTTGTTCCCGTCGTGATTGACGGCAGTTTTGAGGCACTCCAAGCAGGTAAAATAGTTCCGCGACCAAGAAAAATAAGAGTTACATTTCTAAGCCCGATAGCTCCCGATGGACTTAGCGTCGATGAAATAACTCAAATGACAAAAAAAGCGATAGAGAGTGAGCTAAAGAGAAATCAAATCTTACTTTAG
- the pgsA gene encoding CDP-diacylglycerol--glycerol-3-phosphate 3-phosphatidyltransferase, with protein MLNLPNILAFSRILLAPIMFWIILNPDFFTDSGYHITWNYYAASLLFVLASVTDFFDGYIAREWNQMTMLGSIIDPLADKMLTIAAFLGLMMVGEASAWAIYIIIIRELFITGIRTVAVSEGLDIKASFAGKVKTVVQMIAIGFLLMHWPLGSALLWFAVILTLYSGFEYLYGFRAAILKGNNQ; from the coding sequence TTGTTAAATCTTCCCAATATCTTAGCGTTTTCGCGTATTCTTTTAGCTCCGATTATGTTTTGGATAATCTTAAATCCTGATTTTTTTACGGACTCGGGTTACCATATAACTTGGAACTACTATGCAGCTTCGCTTCTCTTTGTTTTAGCGAGTGTTACGGACTTTTTTGACGGCTACATAGCAAGAGAGTGGAACCAGATGACAATGCTTGGCTCCATTATAGACCCATTGGCTGACAAGATGCTGACAATCGCCGCATTTTTAGGACTCATGATGGTTGGAGAAGCGAGTGCATGGGCAATATATATCATCATTATTCGCGAACTCTTTATCACGGGTATTCGTACAGTAGCAGTTAGCGAGGGTTTAGACATAAAAGCTTCATTTGCAGGAAAAGTAAAAACAGTGGTTCAGATGATTGCAATCGGATTTTTGCTTATGCACTGGCCGCTTGGAAGCGCGCTTTTATGGTTTGCAGTTATTCTTACTCTCTACTCCGGTTTTGAGTATCTTTACGGCTTTAGAGCTGCAATTTTAAAAGGTAACAATCAATGA
- the rseP gene encoding RIP metalloprotease RseP, which produces MSFLVSLAVLSALIFFHELGHYLAARKMGVKVEIFSIGFGRKIASFYRWGNEWRLALIPLGGYVKMKGQDDSDPTKKSYDEDSYNVKSPAQKIFILFAGPLANFVLAFFLYFAIALGGPSVLSPVIGKIVKDSPAFVAGLETNDTIRSINAIEIKTWEEMAKLIEASDGSLSFEVERAGFIQHIVLTPKITQTTNMFNEVIEKKMIGIASAGVTHKLELGVSETLSYATNQTIFASTMIFTGLKKLIVGEVPANELGGVISIVKLTSDASEAGWMSVFFFAALISVNLGVLNLLPIPALDGGHIMFNLYELIFKKEVNEEIMVKLTIAGWVILFSLMGLGLYNDINRLIG; this is translated from the coding sequence ATGAGTTTTTTAGTATCTTTAGCAGTACTGTCGGCACTTATATTTTTTCATGAACTGGGACACTATCTGGCAGCTCGCAAAATGGGCGTAAAGGTAGAAATCTTTAGCATCGGATTCGGAAGAAAAATCGCCTCGTTTTACAGATGGGGGAATGAGTGGAGGCTCGCTCTTATACCGCTTGGCGGCTATGTGAAAATGAAAGGTCAAGACGACAGCGACCCGACAAAAAAAAGTTATGATGAAGACAGCTACAATGTAAAGTCGCCCGCACAAAAGATTTTTATACTTTTTGCCGGACCTCTTGCAAACTTCGTTTTGGCATTTTTTCTCTATTTTGCGATTGCCCTTGGCGGACCGAGCGTACTATCTCCCGTTATCGGCAAAATAGTAAAAGATTCTCCCGCTTTTGTAGCAGGCTTGGAAACAAACGACACAATCCGCTCTATCAACGCCATTGAGATAAAAACATGGGAAGAGATGGCAAAACTCATTGAAGCATCGGACGGCTCGCTGAGTTTCGAAGTAGAGAGAGCAGGATTTATACAACATATAGTATTAACTCCAAAAATCACCCAAACGACAAATATGTTCAATGAAGTCATTGAAAAAAAGATGATTGGAATAGCAAGTGCAGGAGTAACGCACAAACTTGAACTAGGAGTTAGCGAAACTCTCTCTTATGCAACAAATCAAACAATTTTTGCCTCTACTATGATATTTACTGGACTTAAAAAACTCATTGTCGGAGAAGTTCCCGCCAACGAACTCGGCGGAGTTATATCTATCGTCAAACTAACCTCCGATGCAAGTGAAGCAGGATGGATGAGCGTGTTCTTTTTTGCGGCTCTCATCTCCGTAAATCTAGGTGTTTTAAACCTGCTCCCTATCCCCGCACTCGACGGCGGACATATAATGTTTAACCTTTATGAACTGATTTTTAAAAAAGAAGTAAACGAGGAGATTATGGTAAAATTAACCATAGCAGGCTGGGTGATACTTTTTTCACTTATGGGACTTGGACTTTATAACGATATTAACAGACTTATAGGATAA
- a CDS encoding YggS family pyridoxal phosphate-dependent enzyme produces the protein MNKEEYKLYIDDVIRRVEFARVRFDEKHIVKIVAISKYSTAEEIKALYEIGQRAFGENKVQDLKTKSSTLEELPLEWHFVGNLQKNKINNLLDINPALFHALDSLELAHELQKKLEARDMTLEALLQINSAKEESKHGVMPEVAVDVYKQILQECPNIHLKGVMSIGAHTDDETVIRKSFETTYAIYKQLEGATICSMGMSGDFELAIECGSNMVRLGSVMFNK, from the coding sequence ATGAACAAAGAAGAGTATAAATTATATATTGACGATGTTATAAGAAGAGTTGAGTTTGCAAGAGTGCGGTTTGATGAGAAACATATAGTTAAAATAGTAGCTATCAGCAAATATTCTACGGCAGAGGAGATAAAAGCGCTTTATGAGATAGGTCAAAGAGCTTTTGGGGAAAACAAGGTTCAAGATTTAAAAACAAAAAGCAGCACCCTTGAAGAGTTGCCGCTTGAGTGGCATTTTGTGGGAAACCTGCAAAAAAACAAAATCAACAACTTACTAGATATCAACCCTGCTCTTTTTCATGCGTTGGACTCTTTGGAGTTGGCACATGAGTTGCAAAAAAAACTAGAGGCCAGAGATATGACGCTCGAAGCGCTGCTTCAAATAAACTCCGCAAAAGAGGAGTCAAAACACGGCGTTATGCCGGAAGTTGCAGTTGATGTTTACAAACAAATACTGCAAGAGTGCCCAAACATCCATTTAAAAGGTGTTATGAGTATCGGCGCGCATACCGACGATGAAACTGTTATCAGAAAAAGTTTTGAGACAACCTACGCTATCTACAAACAGCTAGAGGGTGCGACAATCTGTTCTATGGGAATGAGCGGGGATTTTGAACTCGCCATCGAGTGCGGGTCAAATATGGTAAGACTCGGCTCTGTTATGTTTAACAAGTAA
- a CDS encoding carbonic anhydrase gives MRFDKIIKSTFCLVALCGSLFGASNGTHWGYTGHDGAENWGNLAPEYSTCKDGKNQSPINISKGVTITTSKLEDIYFNYKSSTSDIVNNGHTIQVNVKEGSSIKVDGIEFHLKQLHFHTPSENQIDGKSFPLEAHFVHISKKGEIAVIALMFENGKENQTIKEIWSRMPKTAGEKECYCSTNEVLNSFLPKNRAYYRFTGSLTTPPCSEGVRWLVLKHYATISEAQTKEFLEVMHHENNRPIQDINARKVLLNSPLSF, from the coding sequence ATGAGATTTGATAAAATTATTAAAAGCACATTTTGTTTGGTTGCGTTGTGCGGTTCACTTTTTGGAGCCTCGAACGGAACCCATTGGGGTTATACGGGTCATGACGGTGCAGAAAATTGGGGTAATTTGGCACCTGAATACAGCACATGTAAAGACGGTAAAAACCAATCGCCGATTAATATCTCAAAAGGTGTAACGATTACTACCAGCAAGCTTGAGGATATATATTTTAATTATAAATCAAGCACATCGGATATTGTAAATAACGGTCATACTATACAAGTAAATGTAAAAGAGGGAAGCAGCATAAAGGTTGACGGAATAGAGTTTCATTTGAAGCAGCTCCATTTTCATACGCCTAGCGAAAATCAGATAGACGGGAAGAGCTTTCCGCTGGAAGCCCATTTTGTGCATATCTCAAAAAAAGGCGAAATAGCCGTTATAGCTCTTATGTTTGAGAACGGGAAAGAGAACCAGACGATAAAAGAGATTTGGAGTAGAATGCCAAAAACTGCGGGCGAGAAAGAGTGCTACTGCTCGACTAATGAAGTTTTAAATTCGTTTTTACCGAAAAATAGAGCATATTACAGATTTACGGGTTCTCTGACTACTCCGCCTTGCAGCGAGGGCGTAAGATGGTTAGTCCTTAAACATTATGCGACTATATCGGAAGCTCAAACGAAAGAGTTTTTAGAAGTTATGCATCACGAAAACAACAGACCGATTCAAGATATAAATGCCAGAAAAGTTTTGTTAAACTCTCCTCTCTCTTTTTAA
- a CDS encoding NAD(P)/FAD-dependent oxidoreductase, translating into MTKSYDIIIIGAGAAGMMAAVTSAKGGKKVLLLEKLPQIGAKLKATGGGRCNLTNTLSNEDFMAKFGRNGRFMQDALRVFDHKALMQFFEEIGVETHAPDGFRVFPTSHSSQTIISAFEKEMQRLGIEVLTSQKVQKILHSQNSVTGVQTNDKSFYAPNIIVATGGLGYPALGAEGDGHEMAKELGHKITELHPAMMPLHTKERWVENCRADTIAKVELRINIKKYNKFKACGDLIFTNNGIRGPVVLDAAGEITPLLDKYGEVPLLLSLTKGMNEEQITKHLKDVSAKNPHINILELVTTLLPLALSNELCLLAEIDPQTTYGKISGAQKAKLIQLLAWTPLTIIGHDGFKTAMITRGGVDLKEIEPKTMQSKIISGLYFCGEIINLDGPCGGYNLQWSFAGGYLAGQLIP; encoded by the coding sequence TTGACAAAAAGTTACGATATCATAATTATCGGTGCCGGAGCTGCCGGAATGATGGCGGCCGTTACATCTGCTAAAGGCGGAAAAAAAGTTCTGCTTTTAGAAAAACTGCCACAAATCGGTGCAAAACTTAAAGCTACGGGCGGGGGACGATGCAACCTCACAAATACTCTCTCAAATGAAGATTTTATGGCTAAATTCGGTCGTAACGGTCGTTTTATGCAAGATGCGCTTAGAGTGTTTGACCATAAAGCTTTGATGCAGTTTTTTGAAGAAATCGGTGTTGAAACTCACGCACCTGACGGCTTTAGAGTCTTTCCGACTTCGCACTCTTCGCAAACGATTATATCTGCCTTTGAAAAAGAGATGCAAAGGTTAGGCATAGAAGTTTTAACATCACAAAAAGTTCAAAAAATTTTACATTCACAAAACAGCGTAACGGGCGTACAGACTAACGACAAATCATTTTATGCCCCTAATATCATAGTGGCAACGGGCGGTCTTGGATATCCTGCACTTGGAGCAGAGGGAGACGGACACGAAATGGCAAAAGAGCTAGGGCACAAAATAACCGAGCTTCACCCTGCCATGATGCCGCTTCACACTAAAGAGAGGTGGGTTGAGAATTGCCGTGCCGATACAATTGCCAAAGTAGAACTTCGTATTAATATTAAAAAATATAACAAATTTAAAGCCTGTGGAGATTTGATTTTTACAAATAATGGTATCAGAGGTCCCGTTGTTCTCGATGCAGCCGGAGAGATAACACCGCTGTTAGACAAATACGGCGAAGTTCCTCTGCTTCTGAGTCTCACCAAAGGTATGAATGAGGAGCAGATTACAAAACATCTAAAAGATGTATCGGCAAAAAATCCGCATATCAATATATTGGAACTCGTAACGACCCTGCTCCCCTTGGCATTATCAAATGAGTTATGTTTACTTGCAGAGATTGACCCGCAAACGACATACGGCAAAATTTCAGGAGCACAAAAAGCGAAACTTATTCAGCTTCTTGCTTGGACGCCGTTAACGATTATCGGGCACGACGGATTTAAAACGGCGATGATTACACGCGGCGGTGTTGATTTAAAAGAGATAGAGCCAAAAACCATGCAAAGCAAAATCATAAGCGGCTTATACTTTTGCGGAGAGATTATAAACCTTGACGGTCCATGCGGAGGATACAACCTGCAATGGTCGTTTGCCGGCGGATATTTAGCAGGACAACTTATTCCGTAA